One genomic region from Geotrypetes seraphini chromosome 17, aGeoSer1.1, whole genome shotgun sequence encodes:
- the GPR62 gene encoding G-protein coupled receptor 62: protein MANRTEFNVSQPFKTSPFFTGTTRLQDIVGIFFMVLLNVIALLANMTLVVVILKTQVLRKFVFVCHLCLVDFFSALLLMPLGIVSSFSCFNMVIFSSMECQTFIFLNVCFITASILTISVISIERYYYIVHPMRYEVMMTATLVVTVMVFIWIKAVLVASLSLMGWPAYHANINSNQCSIYWCPGAYKKIFVICFSIMSFVLPTLIIFIVYCSIYKVARIASLQHGPMPSWTVNSRRRSDSVNSQITIITTRNLPARLSPEWILGGGKAALMLILIVGQFLFCWLPFFSFHLHFSINSPIPAVSHVETVVTWLAYSSFALNPFFHGFLNRQIREEFSKLGRHFLNRTINQDFACSSNEGSTQENFLQFLQRTSYILESRSSYISSSPRSMLEDNLAGFRIPGQIPEDTS, encoded by the coding sequence ATGGCAAACAGAACCGAATTCAATGTTTCCCAGCCCTTCAAAACATCACCTTTCTTTACAGGAACTACCCGGCTCCAGGATATTGTTGGCATTTTCTTCATGGTCCTGCTTAATGTCATTGCACTGTTGGCCAATATGACCTTGGTGGTGGTTATCCTGAAGACCCaagtattgaggaaatttgtctTTGTGTGCCACTTGTGCTTGGTGGACTTCTTTTCTGCTCTTCTCCTAATGCCTTTAGGAATTGTTTCTAGTTTTTCTTGTTTTAATATGGTTATCTTCAGCTCCATGGAATGCCAGACCTTCATTTTCTTAAATGTCTGCTTCATCACTGCTTCCATCCTCACTATCTCAGTGATCAGCATCGAAAGGTATTACTACATTGTTCACCCTATGAGATATGAAGTCATGATGACAGCAACCTTGGTGGTCACCGTAATGGTCTTCATCTGGATCAAGGCTGTCctagttgcttctttgtcttTGATGGGATGGCCAGCATATCATGCTAATATAAACTCTAACCAGTGCTCTATATACTGGTGCCCTGGAGCCTATAAAAAAATCTTTGTTATTTGCTTCAGCATCATGTCCTTTGTGCTGCCAACCTTAATCATTTTCATTGTCTACTGCAGTATCTATAAAGTTGCTCGGATTGCCTCTCTTCAACATGGACCTATGCCATCATGGACCGTAAACTCAAGACGGCGATCAGATTCTGTTAATAGTCAGATAACTATTATCACCACAAGAAATCTTCCAGCTAGACTGTCACCAGAATGGATCCTTGGAGGAGGAAAAGCTGCATTGATGTTGATTCTCATTGTTGGACAGTTCTTGTTCTGTTGGTTGCCTTTTTTCTCTTTCCACCTCCACTTTTCCATCAACTCTCCTATCCCAGCTGTCAGCCATGTAGAAACAGTTGTCACCTGGCTTGCCTATTCCTCCTTTGCTCTCAATCCTTTTTTCCATGGATTTCTGAATCGACAAATAAGAGAGGAGTTTTCAAAACTGGGCCGTCACTTTCTGAATAGAACCATAAACCAAGATTTTGCCTGTTCGAGCAACGAAGGCTCCACTCAAGAAAACTTTCTTCAGTTCCTGCAGCGGACCAGCTACATTTTGGAAAGCAGATCAAGCTACATCAGTTCCAGCCCCAGGAGTATGCTAGAGGACAACCTGGCTGGTTTCAGAATCCCAGGACAAATTCCAGAGGACACTAGTTGA